Proteins encoded together in one Coffea arabica cultivar ET-39 chromosome 2c, Coffea Arabica ET-39 HiFi, whole genome shotgun sequence window:
- the LOC113724455 gene encoding uncharacterized protein, producing MEGTRNGRGRERGGRQPTTEGGARETMPELNPEPQLDPNAQEKKEDEFIRLRQGTQSMAEYESQFTHLSKFVPELILTEQRRVRRFIQGLNVKIQKDLAVAQITTFSDTVEKALRAKNARLQVRNFQVRKRGLSGGSSSQRDKSTHPKFGREAGRERLPGTARGTPPRGGQSGQGRQRSASQGSSATISRGPCGFCGKPNHTEDNYWRKESKCLRCGSAKHQIANCPIQPREIRGTIQSSKNTSKQSKVEGVNPKVPARVYSIEQRPVPDLTEMVECTIPVFHRLVRILIDPDATHFFINPDFMCRIDITVGEKKLLGNLISLAIKRYDVILGMDWLVRYDTQLDCKRKIVEFRIPEKTILRLDVKGNLPSFAMISGIRVRKLLSRRAQGFLTFLINTPTDKLKVEDVLVVAEYSDVFSDELVNLPLEREIEFEINLLLGTSPISKTPYRMASAELKKLKLQLQDLLERGFIRENGSP from the exons aTGGAGGGCACTCGTAATGGTCGAGGCCGTGAACGTGGTGGTAGGCAACCCACGACTGAAGGGGGTGCTAGGGAAACCATGCCCGAACTAAACCCTGAACCCCAACTTGATCCCAACGCTCAG gaaaagaaggaagacgagtttatccgacttcgccaaggCACCCAATCAATGGCCGAATACGAGAGCCAATTTACCCACTTGTCAAAATTTGTTCCTGAACTTATTCTAACGGAACAAAGGAGGGTGAGACGTTTCATTCAGGGGCTCAACGTGAAAATCCAAAAGGACTTGGCTGTAGCCCAAATCACTACTTTTAGTGATACAGTGGAGAAGGCTTTGCGAGCTAAGAATGCAAGGCTCCAAGTGAGGAACTTCCAAGTTCGAAAACGTGGGCTCTCGGGAGGTAGTTCTAGTCAAAGGGATAAGAGTACCCATCCCAAATTTGGAAGGGAAGCTGGAAGGGAACGACTTCCGGGTACAGCAAGAGGTACTCCGCCAAGAGGTGGCCAAAGTGGACAAGGTCGACAGAGGAGTGCTTCCCAGGGGAGCTCTGCCACTATTTCTCGTGGTCCGTGTGGCTTCTGTGGGAAGCCAAACCATACAGAGGACAATTATTGGAGAAAAGAGAGCAAGTGCTTACGCTGTGGGAGCGCGAAGCACCAGATCGCCAATTGTCCGATCCAACCTCGAGAGATAAGAGGGACTATACAATCATCGAAAAATACCTCAAAACAGTCGAAAGTGGAAGGAGTGAATCCGAAGGTGCCTGCTCGGGTGTATTCTATCGAACAACGTCCTGTCCCTGACTTGACGGAGATGGTGGAATGTACGATTCCTGTCTTCCACCGTCTAGTtagaattttgatagaccccgaTGCCACCCATTTCTTTATTAATCCTGATTTCATGTGTAGAATTGATATCACA GTAGGAGAGAAAAAGTTATTGGGAAATTTGATAAGTTTAGCCATTAAGAGGTACGATGTGATATTGGGTATGGATTGGTTAGTTAGATATGAtacccaactggactgtaagaGGAAGATAGTAGAATTTCGTATCCCTGAGAAGACGATATTAAGGCTAGATGTGAAGGGCAATCTACCTTCATTTGCAATGATTTCGGGTATTCGGGTTAGGAAACTATTGAGTAGAAGGGCACAAGGGTTCCTAACCTTTCTCATTAACACTCCCACCGATAAATTGAAAGTAGAAGATGTTCTAGTAGTGGCTGAATATTCGGATGTATTTTCCGATGAATTAGTGAATCTACCActggaaagagagatagaatttgaGATTAACCTGTTACTGGGGACTTCACCTATCTCCAAGACCCCATACCGTATGGCATCTGCAGAACTCAAGAAGTTGAAATTGcagttgcaagaccttttggagcggggtttTATCCGTGAGAATGGATCTCCTTAG